A stretch of Candidatus Methylomirabilota bacterium DNA encodes these proteins:
- the argS gene encoding arginine--tRNA ligase, which yields MPPTSARQPGLPAAPPAPIRTQVRAAIERAWQRAIQAGALPALPDGSPVIDVEVARPAHPEYGDLATNLAMKLARPYRRPPLAIAQALADELVRDESPRDRFPLVAEASVAAPGFLNLRLADDALERTIGAILAAPGEWGRILVPRPQRINVEFVSANPTGPLHIGNARGAFVGDLLCRVLEAGGHSVSREYYFNDFNAQVRNLGLSVLAVRLGRPIPDDGYRGAYVEDLAAEVPDALWEQATADGADPGAVLGPWAAERCRAGIEASLERLGVRFDVWKSEGSLHREGWVDRAIDRLRAGGHLYEKDGALWFRSTAFGDDKDRVVRRSSGEVTYFGSDIGYVAEKFSRGFDHLVYIWGADHHGTVARLRNAAEAMGYDREAVEMILIAWVRFVREGREISMSKRSGEFITLDELLEEIGVDAARWFFGSRGHTSGIDFDIELAKKQSSENPVYYVQYAHARIASILRKAAAAGLAPGESVTGGLSGTPEASLVREVVRFPEVVEDAVAAKETQGVTAFATDLATAFHAFYRDARVVDEAEPERSRRRLALVQATRITLANALGLLGISAPESM from the coding sequence GTGCCACCCACGTCCGCCCGACAACCTGGCCTCCCCGCCGCGCCGCCTGCGCCCATCCGGACCCAGGTTCGGGCGGCGATCGAGCGCGCCTGGCAGCGGGCGATCCAGGCGGGCGCGCTGCCGGCGCTTCCGGACGGGTCACCGGTCATCGACGTCGAGGTCGCCCGTCCCGCGCATCCGGAGTACGGTGACCTGGCGACGAACCTGGCCATGAAGCTGGCTCGGCCCTATCGCCGTCCGCCGCTCGCCATCGCCCAGGCACTCGCCGACGAGCTCGTCCGCGACGAGTCGCCGCGGGACAGGTTCCCCCTGGTCGCGGAGGCCAGCGTGGCGGCGCCCGGATTCCTCAACCTGCGGCTGGCCGACGACGCGCTGGAGCGGACGATCGGCGCGATTCTCGCCGCCCCCGGCGAATGGGGCCGAATCCTGGTGCCCCGGCCCCAGCGGATCAACGTCGAGTTCGTGTCGGCCAACCCGACCGGCCCGCTCCACATCGGCAACGCTCGTGGCGCCTTCGTGGGCGACCTCCTGTGCCGTGTCCTGGAGGCGGGCGGACACAGCGTCTCCCGCGAGTACTACTTCAACGACTTCAACGCCCAGGTCCGCAATCTGGGCCTCTCCGTCCTGGCGGTTCGGCTCGGCCGGCCAATCCCCGATGACGGCTATCGCGGTGCGTACGTGGAGGACCTTGCCGCCGAGGTGCCTGACGCGCTCTGGGAGCAGGCGACGGCTGACGGTGCGGATCCCGGAGCGGTGCTCGGGCCCTGGGCGGCGGAGCGCTGCCGAGCCGGGATCGAGGCCAGCCTGGAACGCCTCGGGGTCCGCTTCGATGTCTGGAAGAGCGAGGGCTCGCTGCATCGCGAGGGCTGGGTCGACCGGGCGATCGACCGCCTGCGGGCCGGCGGCCACCTCTACGAGAAGGACGGCGCCCTGTGGTTCCGCTCCACGGCGTTCGGCGATGACAAGGACCGGGTCGTTCGCCGGTCCAGCGGCGAGGTGACGTACTTCGGGTCGGACATCGGCTACGTGGCGGAGAAGTTCAGCCGAGGCTTCGACCATCTCGTCTACATCTGGGGCGCCGACCACCACGGGACCGTGGCCCGCCTGCGCAACGCCGCCGAGGCGATGGGCTATGACCGGGAGGCCGTCGAGATGATCCTCATCGCCTGGGTTCGCTTCGTCCGTGAAGGCCGCGAGATCTCGATGAGCAAGCGATCCGGCGAGTTCATCACCCTCGACGAGCTGCTCGAGGAGATCGGGGTCGACGCCGCCCGCTGGTTCTTCGGCTCGCGGGGACACACCAGCGGCATCGACTTCGACATCGAGCTGGCCAAGAAGCAGTCATCGGAGAACCCGGTCTATTACGTCCAGTACGCGCACGCCCGGATCGCCTCGATCCTGCGGAAGGCGGCCGCCGCCGGCCTGGCACCCGGCGAGAGCGTGACCGGGGGCCTGTCGGGTACGCCGGAGGCCAGCCTCGTCCGGGAGGTCGTTCGGTTTCCCGAGGTCGTGGAGGACGCGGTGGCGGCCAAGGAGACCCAGGGCGTGACGGCTTTCGCCACCGACCTGGCCACCGCCTTCCACGCCTTCTATCGCGACGCCCGGGTGGTCGATGAAGCCGAGCCCGAGCGATCGCGCCGCCGGCTGGCCCTCGTGCAGGCGACGAGGATCACGCTGGCCAATGCGTTGGGCCTGTTGGGGATCTCCGCGCCAGAGTCGATGTAG